The following is a genomic window from Anopheles aquasalis chromosome 3, idAnoAquaMG_Q_19, whole genome shotgun sequence.
TAACAGCGGCACCAGTAAAAGTGCTCGTTCCGAAGCGGAACGGAAGACACACGCGCCCAACGCCTGGATTGAAGACGATCGTGTTGGTTGTGCGCACGAGCGCTATGTCGTTCGTTTTGCCCGTCGGATTATAGTTCGGGTGGGATATAAAGctcgacagcagcatcaccacggaGTAAGGCGTATCGGTTCCGATCTTGACGTTTTGATCACCGACCAGCAAAGCTGTGCCAGTTACCGTTCTTGTAAGCAAACAATGAGCGGCGGTTAATGCGTGGCGATCAGTCACTGTAAAGACAGAATTGTTTATCGATATCCCTTGTATCAAATCGCGCATCCATCACGTACCAATGGTAGAGCCACATACTACCTCCTTTGATCTTACGTCAACCAATGCCGACATCATAGGGTACTCGTTGGCTTTCGTCGGGACACCATTGTAGATCGTAGCCTGCAAGATGTTAAGTGAATAATCGAAAGTGGCAAAagtgttgctgccgctgcgcaTCTTTTACCGTTTTTCGTCTTCCACAGTCACAAGGAATCTTGACGGCTGTTATCTGACACCGGAACCGTCCgccagtggtgctggtgcttcccagtaaagccaccaccagcttgtTATAAGATGTCTGCACATTGAACGTACCCGTTCCGCATCGTAGCTGTGCATCGGCTAGATTAGAGTCACCGCTAAGTGATACGGCCAGCTTGTCGTAGTAACACCCCGTACTCGAAGGAAGATACATATCATAACACTGCACGTACAGATAATAGCCAACGGGTGCGTTTACGGTGTAGCGACACTTTGTACCGGGGGTGTAATAGTTGGGAAAGTTGGGCGACTCAATGTAGCCTGTTTGACCCGCAGCGTAGTTATAGATCAAATCGCAG
Proteins encoded in this region:
- the LOC126575665 gene encoding venom serine protease-like, producing MVGWLVSCGVILVTTTIASVAGQYGSCDLIYNYAAGQTGYIESPNFPNYYTPGTKCRYTVNAPVGYYLYVQCYDMYLPSSTGCYYDKLAVSLSGDSNLADAQLRCGTGTFNVQTSYNKLVVALLGSTSTTGGRFRCQITAVKIPCDCGRRKTATIYNGVPTKANEYPMMSALVDVRSKEVVCGSTIVTDRHALTAAHCLLTRTVTGTALLVGDQNVKIGTDTPYSVVMLLSSFISHPNYNPTGKTNDIALVRTTNTIVFNPGVGRVCLPFRFGTSTFTGAAVTALGWGTIDFGAPMSAELLQTTLNVIAQTDCSTRLSRTIQPTQLCAFSTKNDTCQNDSGGPLYYIDPNSQLVYEVGIVGFGVGCGSAFPSVNTRVTSFLDWIVTNTGYTFCEK